The sequence GTGGAGACGCCGGTGAGGATGAGCTGCGCGGTGTTGGCGCGCACCGTGGCGTCAGGGCTCTCCACGTCCGCGATGAGGCGGTACTTCGCGTCCGTCCAGCGGAAGCAGTCCAGCAGCTTGTGCGCCAGGTTCGCCTGGAGCTGCTTGTAGAGGTCGAAGGGGCTGATGAGCCCCTTCTGCACGAGCAGCGCGCCCAGTTGCAGGCCCGAGGACACGCTCTCCGCCAGGGCCTTCTGGTAGTCGGCTTCCGACAGGCGGCCCTTCTCCACGAGGTACTTGCCCAGCGTCTCGTGCAGGAGGTTGGAGTTGCACGCCACCGGCGCGCCGTCCTCGAAGGTGATGCGCTTCTCGCGCTGGCGCACCTTGAGTTCCAGCGTGCAGGTGCGCTCCTCCACCATCAGCGCATGCAGCAGCAACGGGAAGGGCGTGTCCGCCAGCATGCCCTCGCGCTGGCGCAGCACCTGGGACGGCGGGGGGAACATGCGCGGAAAGCCTACTACTCCGCGTCGTCGCCGCCCATGTCGTCCGCGGCGTAGGGCTCGTCGGCGTAGGCGCCGTAGCGGTTGGAGATGTCGTGCGTGGGCAGGTACCGGGTCAGGTACGCCCCCACGCCCATGAAGAGCAGGGCCACGGCGGCGTACGTGAGCGGGCGGGACGGGCGGGCCCGGTAGGCCCACCAGCGGTCGCGGCGCTGCTGGAAGCGGGGGGCGATGGCGTACTCGCGCCAGGCGGCGTCGCGGGCCTCCTTCGCCTCGATGTCGAGCCCCAGCTTGTCCAGCGTGCGCGACAGGAGGACGCGTCCCTCCACGGAGCCCTGGCGCACCTGGAGGAAGCGCTCCAGGGCCTCGCGCGCGCCCTTCAGCTCGCCGCGCTGGAGGCGGAAGCGGCCGCGCTCCAGGTCGATGGAGCCCTGCTTGTAGTCGGCGTCCAGGCGCTCGGCCTCGGTGAGCAGCAGCTCTCCACGGGGGGCATCGCCCGCGCCCAGGTAGGCCACGCCCAGCAGGTAGAGGGTGTCCACGTCGTCGTCGCCCGCGTCCAGGTTGGGGCGCAGGAGGTCCACGGCCTCCTGGTAGCGCTTCTGGCCCAGGCGGATGTCGGCCAGCTCCGCGCGGGCGCGGCGGTCGTGGGTGTTGGTGAGGATGGTGCCCGCGAGCTCGCCCGCGCGCTGCCAGCGCTTGAAGGCGCGCATGGGGCTGGGGAACACCTGGAGCGTGAAGCGGTCCGCGGCGAACAGCAGCACGGCCAGGATGGCGAGGGACAGCAGCGGGCTGCCCGTCAGCATCGTGAGGCCCATCCACATGAACCACTTGGTCAGCACGGTCGAATCGTCCTTCTCCGAAGTCGCCTACAGCAGCCGCGCGCAGATGGCGCTGTGCACGTCCGCCCCTCGCTCCGTCAGGGCCAGCCTGCGGCCGTGACGTGTGGCGAAGCCATGGGCCACCAGCCGCTCCACCTCCGCGCGCCGGGGCTCCACCGGCTGGCCGTATCGCTCACAGACGGCCTCCCAGTCCACCCCCGACACCAGGCGCAGGCCCATGCTCAGCCGCTCGGCGAAGAGCTCCTCGGGGCCCAGGTCCTCGCGGCTGGCCTCCGGGAGCCTCCCCTCCTCCACCGTGCGCAGGTACGCCTCCGGGCCGCGGAGGTTCACGTAGCGGTGGGCCGTAGGGGACAGCAGCATGCCGGTGGCGCCCACGCCCAGCGCCAGGTACTCGCCGCCGGTCCAGTACAGCGCGTTGTGCCGGGAGCTGAGGCCTTCGCGCGCGTGGTTGGACACTTCGTAGCGGGTGAGGCCGTGGGCGCCGTACACGTCGCGCACGACGCGGGCCATGGCTACCACTTCGTCATCCTCCGGCAGGGAGAGCTCGCCCCGGTCCAGTTGCTTGGACAGCGGCGTGGACTCCGCCAATACCTCGCGCTCCACGGTGAGCGCGTAGGTGGACAGGTGCTCGGGCTCCAGCGTCACCGCGCGGCGCGCGTCCGCCTCCACCTGCGCCAGCGTCTGGCCGTGCACGCCGTAGATGAAGTCCAGCGCCACCACGGGGAAGCCCGCCTTGCGCGCCGCCGCCACCGCGCCGTCCACCATGGCGGCGTCGTGCGCGCGGCCCAGGGCCTTGAGCGTTTCCGGCTGGAAGGACTGCACGCCCAGGGACAGGCGGTTGATGCCCGCGGCGCGGTAGCCGGCGAAGCGCTCCGCGTCCGCGCGCTCCGGGTTGCCCTCCAGCGAGACCTCCAGGTTGGGAGCCAGCGACATGCGCGCGGCGATGCCCTCCAGCACCCGCGCCACGTAGCGGGGGTGCCACAGCGACGGGGTGCCGCCGCCCAGAAAGAGGGACTCCAGGGGCTTCGTGCGCAGTGCCGGATCCGCGGCGAGGCGCGCGTCCAGCTCCGCCAGCACGGCGTTGGCGTAGCGCTCCTCCGGCACCTGGCGCGCGACCGCCACCGCGAAGTCGCAGTAGGGGCACTTGGCCAGGCAGTACGGGAAGTGCAGGTAGAGCCCGAAGCGGGCCGCCTGCATGCCCGTCAATGGGTCCGTGGGCGCGGCGAAGGACATGGAGGTCCAACCTCTACTTCAGGGCCTTCAATTGCGCTTCCAGCCGCGCCACCTTCGCCTTGGTGCTGGCAGCCGATTCGAGCGCTGCCTCGGCCGCCATCAGCTTGCGCTTCATGGAGGCCACGTCCGCCTTGAGCTGGTCGCGCTCGGCGACCACGTCGGCGGATGCACCCGCGCCCGAGGCAGGGGCCGCCGCGAGCTTCGCTTCCAGCGCCTGACGGGCCGCCTGCTCCGCCTTGAGCGAGGCCTGCGCCTGGGCGAGCTTCGCCTCCAACGCGGCCGTCTCCGCGCCGCCGGGCTGCGCGCCTGCTCCGCCGGCTCTCGCCTGCAGCGCGGCCCGCTCCGCCTGCTCTACTTCGAGCGCGTTGCGGGCCTCCTCCAGCTGCGCCTCCAGCGCCGCCTTCACGCCCTGCTCCTCCAGGAGCGTGACGTCGGACTGAGAGAGCTTCGCCTCCAGCGCGGCCCGCTCGGACTGCTCCGCTTCGAACGAGGCGCGGGCCTCCTCGAGCTTCGCTTCCAGCAGGGCCTTCGCGCCCTGCTCCGAGGCGAGCTTCGCTTCGAGCGCGGCCTTCGCGGCGTCCAGGTCCTTCACGCGGGCCGCCTGGGCCTCGGCGGTGCGCCGCTTGGCCTCGGAGGCCTCCAGTGCGCCCTCCACCATCTTCACGCGCTGCTGGAGCCGGTCCACCTTGTCCGCTTCCGCGCGGGCGGCTTCCAGTTGCTCGTTGAGGGCGGCCAGCTCCTCGCGCTGCCCCTCATGTCCGGAGCTCAGCGCCTCGGCGCGGCCTTCGGCCTCGGCGATGGCCAACCGCACGTCCGCGGCCTCGGCTTCCACCGCCTCGCGGCGGGCGCGCTCCAGCGCCAGCTCCTCCTGGGCCTTGGCGACCAGGGCCTGCTGGCGCTGCAGCTCCGCCTCGCGCTGGCCCGCGGCCGTCTCCAGCATGGACACGCGCGCGGAGTAGCCCACGCGCTCCGCCTGCGTGGTGGCGAGCTTGCGCTCCACCGCGGCGAGCTGCTCCTGGTGGGCTTCCCGCTCGGCCTGCGTGGCCGTGGACTGGGCGGTGAGCTCCGCCAGCTGGGCCTCCAGCGCCGCCACCTTCGCCTCGGCCGCGTGCACCCGGCCCTCGGCCTCCTGCACCGCCTCGCCGAGCGCCGCCGCGTCCGACTCCATCCGGTCGCGCAGCGAGACCTGCTCGACCTCCGCGGCCTCCAGCACCTCGCGCAGCGAGGCCAGCTCGGACTCGGCCATGCGTGCGCGGACTTCCGCCGCCTCGACCTCGGCGCGCGCGGCTTCACGCGCCTGGGCGACCTCCGCCTCCAGCTCGCGCACGCGGGACTGCGTCCGGACGGCCTCCGCGGCGCGCGCCTCCAGGGCGCTTCGGAGCGCGGGCAGCTCCGCGGCCTCCGCCGTGCGCGCGGTGAGCGCGGCGCGCAGGCCCACCGCGTCCGCGTCCTTCAGCGCGAGCGTGCGCTCCAGCTCCGTCACCTGCGTCTGGAGCGTCTTGAGCCCGTCCTCCACCACCGCGAGCTGGCGGCGCGCGGCGTCCCGCTCGCCCTCCATCACCTTCGCGTGGGCGTGCGCCTCCTCCAGCGAGCTGCGCGACCAGTCGCTCTCGCTCTCCAGGGCGCCCATCGCGCCCTTGGCCTCCGCGAGCGCCGTCTCCAGTTGGCTGATGTTCAGCGCCTGGGCGTCGCGCTCGGCGGTCAGCCGCTCCACGTCCGCGAGCACCGACTGGTACTGCTCCTGGACCGCCTCCAGCGCGCCCTGCGCCTCCGACTTGCCGGAGGCCAGCTCCGCCACGCGGTCCTGCGCGAGCCCCAGCGCCTCCTTCGCGCCGACCAGCTCCTCCGCCATCGCGCCGCGCGACTCGCGCTCGGCCTGGAGCTCCTCCGTCAGCCGGGGGATCTCCGACTCCACCTCCGCCAGCGCGCGGGAGAGGTCCTTGCGGTCCGCTTCCGACGCGGCGAGCTCCGCCTCCAGCGAGGAGACCTTCGCCTGGGCCAGCTGCAGGCGCTGCTCGTCCTGCGGCGACCGCGCCGGAGCACCCGCGACGCCGCCGCCTTCCTTGCGCGCCTTCTCCAGCGCGGCCTTCAGCTGCGTCACCTCGCCCTCGCGCTCGGCGTACAGCGCGCGCGCCCGGGCCAGGGTCTCCGTCTTCTGCTTCAGGATGCCCCGGAAGAACTCCAGCTTGTCCTCGGGGGAGCCGCCCATGGGCAGCCGGGGCTCGGCGGGCTCCGCGAAGGGGTCCCCCTTGCCAGGGCTGCGCGCCGCGGCCGCCGGGGAGGGCGGCGTGGTCGTGGGCAACCCGCCCCCGGCGATGGGCGCGGGGGTCGTGGGCACCCGGGCGGCCGGAGCGGCGGCGGGCCGGGTGGCCGGGTCAGCGGGCAAGCCTGCGGCGGGCCGTCGGGGCGGCAGGGGGGGAGGCGCGGAGGGGGGAGGCTTCGGAACCGTCAGGGGCCTGGTGAGCGCTGGGGCGGGCGCCGCCATGGGGGCGTCGCCGTCATCCAGCAGTTCCTTCAGGTCCGCGAGCGGATCCGCCTCGTCCGGGGGAGACGGCATGTGCGCGTCCCAGGTTACCGGCCACGGGGGCTTTCCACCAGTTACGCGATGGGGACCGCGCCGCTTCGCCTGCCTGGTGGGAGACAGGCGGCACGGTCCGCTCGACGTGGGAGGGGTGGGACGTTAGCCAATGGAGCAAACATCACACCTCGCCTTGCCTCCCTTGGAGAGGGCTGACAGCTTCGGACCACCTCTATGGCCATCCGCTACACCCTGCCCAACGGGCTCACCGTCGTCTTCGAAGAGCAGCACGCCGCCAAGGTCGCGGCCTTCCAGGTCTGGGTCAAGGCCGGCAGCGCGGACGAAAGGCCGGACCAGGCGGGACTCGCCCACCTGCACGAGCACATGCTCTTCAAGGGCACGGAGCGCCGGGGCCCGGGTGAGATTGCCCGCGACATCGAGGCGCACGGCGGCGAAATCAACGCCTGGACGTCCTTCGACCAGACCGTCTACCACATCGTCATCGCCAGCCAGTTCGCCCGCACGGGCCTGGACATCCTGGGGGACGCGGTGCGCCGCTCCGCGTTCGACAAGGACGAGCTGGCGCGCGAAATCGAGGTGGTGTGCGAGGAGATCAAGCGCAGCTACGACTCCCCGTCGCGCCGCGCGTCCCGCGGGCTGTTCACCGCCGCGTTCCAGACGCACCCCTACCGGCTGCCCGTCATCGGCACCGAGGAGAGCGTGCGCAGCTTCACCCGCGAGAAGGTGCTGGAGTTCTACCACCGGCACTACACGCCGAAGAACCTGGTGCTGGCCGTCGCGGGCGACCTGAACGAGGCGGAGCTGCGCCAGTGGGTGGACGAAATCTTCGGCGGTGACTGGGGCCGGCCGTACGCGGGCGCGGTGCAGCGCCCGCGCGACGCCGCGCCCACGGGCCGCCGCGTGCTCATCCAGACGGAGGACGTGAAGGAGGCCTACGTGCACCTGGCCTTCGCCATCCCGGAGCTGGAGCACCCGGACGTGCCCGCGCTGGACGTGCTGGCGATGATTGCCGGCCAGGGCAATTCCTCATGGCTGGTGCGCGAGGTGAAGCGCCGCCAGCACCTGGTCAACGACGTGCACGCGTCCGCGTACACGCCCAAGGACCCGGGCATCTTCTCCGTGTCGCTGACGCTGCCGCCCGCGCAGGCGCAGAAGGCGCTCACGCAGACGGCGCGCGTGCTGGAGGCGCTGCGCACCACGGACGTGCCCCTGGACGAGCTGCGCATCGTGCAGGCCGGAGTGGAGGCGGAGGCCGTCTAC comes from Corallococcus macrosporus and encodes:
- the hemW gene encoding radical SAM family heme chaperone HemW, with the translated sequence MSFAAPTDPLTGMQAARFGLYLHFPYCLAKCPYCDFAVAVARQVPEERYANAVLAELDARLAADPALRTKPLESLFLGGGTPSLWHPRYVARVLEGIAARMSLAPNLEVSLEGNPERADAERFAGYRAAGINRLSLGVQSFQPETLKALGRAHDAAMVDGAVAAARKAGFPVVALDFIYGVHGQTLAQVEADARRAVTLEPEHLSTYALTVEREVLAESTPLSKQLDRGELSLPEDDEVVAMARVVRDVYGAHGLTRYEVSNHAREGLSSRHNALYWTGGEYLALGVGATGMLLSPTAHRYVNLRGPEAYLRTVEEGRLPEASREDLGPEELFAERLSMGLRLVSGVDWEAVCERYGQPVEPRRAEVERLVAHGFATRHGRRLALTERGADVHSAICARLL
- a CDS encoding plectin 1 isoform 8, with product MPSPPDEADPLADLKELLDDGDAPMAAPAPALTRPLTVPKPPPSAPPPLPPRRPAAGLPADPATRPAAAPAARVPTTPAPIAGGGLPTTTPPSPAAAARSPGKGDPFAEPAEPRLPMGGSPEDKLEFFRGILKQKTETLARARALYAEREGEVTQLKAALEKARKEGGGVAGAPARSPQDEQRLQLAQAKVSSLEAELAASEADRKDLSRALAEVESEIPRLTEELQAERESRGAMAEELVGAKEALGLAQDRVAELASGKSEAQGALEAVQEQYQSVLADVERLTAERDAQALNISQLETALAEAKGAMGALESESDWSRSSLEEAHAHAKVMEGERDAARRQLAVVEDGLKTLQTQVTELERTLALKDADAVGLRAALTARTAEAAELPALRSALEARAAEAVRTQSRVRELEAEVAQAREAARAEVEAAEVRARMAESELASLREVLEAAEVEQVSLRDRMESDAAALGEAVQEAEGRVHAAEAKVAALEAQLAELTAQSTATQAEREAHQEQLAAVERKLATTQAERVGYSARVSMLETAAGQREAELQRQQALVAKAQEELALERARREAVEAEAADVRLAIAEAEGRAEALSSGHEGQREELAALNEQLEAARAEADKVDRLQQRVKMVEGALEASEAKRRTAEAQAARVKDLDAAKAALEAKLASEQGAKALLEAKLEEARASFEAEQSERAALEAKLSQSDVTLLEEQGVKAALEAQLEEARNALEVEQAERAALQARAGGAGAQPGGAETAALEAKLAQAQASLKAEQAARQALEAKLAAAPASGAGASADVVAERDQLKADVASMKRKLMAAEAALESAASTKAKVARLEAQLKALK